The genomic segment TAGCGGAAAAGTACCCCCGGGACGGACACCGGATAATGGCAGCCCTGGAATCGAGGATGGCCTGCGGCGTGGGCGGGTGCCTGGGGTGCGTCATCCCCACAGTCTCGGGGAACCGGAGAGTGTGCGTGGACGGTCCCGTCTTCACCGCGGAGGAGGTGAAGTGGAATGAGCTCTCTTCGTGCTGATCTTTCAATCGCCGTGGGCGGGCTCAACCTTGAAACCCCGGTGGTGATCGCCTCGGGGGTGTGGCCCTACGACCCGGCTCTCTGGTCCCCGGAGCGGCTGGAGGGAGTGGGCGCCCTCTGCACGAAGGCCGTGAGCCTCCATCCCCGAGAGGGGAACAGGGGAGTGCGGGTCTGGGAGACTTCCTGCGGCATGCTCAACAGCATCGGGCTGCAGAATTCAGGCGTCCGCGGCTTCCTCAAGAACGCTCTTCCCGTTGTGCGGAACTCCGGCCGCCCCTTCCTGGTGAACCTTGTCATGGAATCGGCACGGGATGTGCAGGAGAACCTTGCCGTTCTCCGGGACGCTCCCGGAGGCACAGAGGCGGTGGAGCTGAACATCTCCTGCCCCAACGTGGACGGCGACGGCATGGCCTGGGGCATTTCCCCGGAAAGCGCCGCGCGGGCGGTGGCCATTGCCAGGAGCGCGTGGAAGGGGTCCCTTTGGGTCAAGCTCACCCCCCAGGCTCCCGACCTTCCCGCCGTGGCGAAGGCCGCCGAGTCGGAGGGGGCGGACGCCCTGGTGTGCGGCAACACCTGGCTCGGCATGGCCATGGACCTGAAAAGGAAACGTCCGGTTTTCCAGCGGGTTGCGGCGGGCCTTTCGGGGCCGGCGGTCTTTCCACTGGCGCTGAGAACAGTGTGGCAGGTCTGCGGGGCCGTGTCAATTCCGGTGGTGGGGTGCGGCGGCGTGGCCCGGTGGGAGGACGCGGCGGCCATGATCCTTGCAGGGGCCTCCGCGGTGGAGGTCGGCAGCGCCCTCTTCGCCGATTTCGACCTTCCCCGGAAGATCGCGGATGGCCTTGCGGACTATCTGACTGAAGCGGGGGTTTCGAACCTTGCAGGCCTCGTGGCCCTCGGACGGAAATAGAAAGGGAGGAAGACCATGGGTAGCGGACTGAACCATCTCATTCTCGCCCTGGACGTGGAACGGGTGGAGGAAGGCAGGGAACTGCTCTCCGCCCTCAGGGGAGAACTGAAATACGTGAAAATAGGCCACCAGCTCTACGCCCGGGGAGGAATACCCTTCCTGAAGGAGATCATGGCCATGGAATATTCCGTTTTCCTGGACATCAAGGTCCACGACATCCCCAACACCGTGTTCATGGCGGTGGACGCCCTCGCGTCGGAGGGGATGTGGGCTCTCTCCCTCCACTGCGGCGGAGGACGGAAGATGCTCGAGGAGGCCCGTAGGGCGAAGGAAAAGGCGGGTTCCGGGACGAACCTGCTTGGGGTGACGGTGCTCACCAGCTTCGACGACGACTCCTGGAAAGAGGTGGCGCCGGGGTGTTCCCTTTCCCTGGCCCTTGAGAGGATGGCTTCCCTCTGCGGGGAGACGGGTATGGACGGCATCGTCTGCTCGCCCCTGGACCTTCCCGTGGTCACCGCCGCCGGGAAAGGACTCTTTACGGTGGTGCCCGGCGTCCGACCGGCGTCCGTGGACGACGACCAGGCCCGCACGGCAACCCCGCAGAAGACAATCAGCGGGGGAGCGGACTACATCGTGGTGGGCCGTCCCATAGTGAACGCCCCCGACAGGATCGCCGCGGTGAAGAATATCGCCGCCGCCGTGGAGGAGGGACTGGCATGGAGGAACAGGTGATGCTTGAACGGCTGAAAGAAATGATGAAGGAGAGCGGGGCTCACCTGGAGGGGCATTTCCTGCTCACCTCGGGAAACCACAGCAGCGACTACATGCAGTGCGCCCTTTTGCTCCGCTTTCCCCGGTATGCCGCTTTCGCCGGGGAAGCCCTGGCGAAAAAAGTGGCGAAATATTCCCCGGACATTATCGCCTCCCCGGCCCTCGGCGGACTCATCATCGGCCATGAAACGGCCAGGGCCATGGACGTTCCCTTCATCTTCTGCGAACGGCAGGACGGCGCCATGGCCCTCCGAAGGTTTCCCTTCCCGGAGGGCAAAAGGGTGGTGGTCATCGAGGACGTGGTGACCACAGGCATCTCCAGCGGGGAAGTGGGGGCCGTGCTCGCCGCCGGCGGGGCGGAATGGGTCGGAACGGGAGCGATCATCGACCGGAGCGGGGGAAAATCCTCCCTGCCCTCGGCGCCCGAGTCCTTGTGGAAGGTAAACTTCCCCCTCTGGAAGGCTGAGGAGTGCCCCCTCTGCGCAAAGGGAATTCCCCTGGTGAAGCCCGGCAGCAGGCCGAAAAAAAGCTGAAGCGTCTCTTTTCCCGGCACGGAGGATCAAGTTCCCTTTCTCTGAATCCCCAGGAACCGGTGACGCTCTCCGCCTCCAGATTTAGGGCGGGGGCTTTGGATTTTCCCCCTTCTTCCCTCGGTGATACAATGGGCACCTGAAAGGAGCGGGTCGGATGAAAAAAAGAGCGACAGTTTTCTTTCTCGCTGCGGCGGCGGTCTTCGTGATCCTCATCCTGGCCCTTGGGGGCGGAAAAGACGAAGACCGGCAGACCGGCGGGAACCCCGGGGCTGAACGGGCATTGCGGGCAGCGGCCATAGCCGGGGAGCTCGCTTCCGTGGCCCGTTCCCAGCTGGACTCCCTCTCCGGGGATGCCGGGAAGGACGTGGAGACGGTCGTCCGGGAGCTGGAAGACGGGGCGGAGCGGGTCCGAAAACTTCTCGAGGAATCCGCACCCCCGGAATCCCTGGATGCGGCAGCTGAAACCCTTGAAAAACTGCTCTCCGAAATCATCACCGATTACCGGCCCGAACCTCCGCAACAAAGGGAAGGGAGCGCATCTCCGTGACGACGAACGAAGAAACTGTCCGGCTCGCCCACAGGGTGAACGGACTGGTGAAAGCCTACATGGCAGTTCAGGACGACCTGTTCAGGCCGTCCCTCAGGAAGATTCTCAGGATTCCCGGCATCTATAAGCCCGTGGATTACGAAAAAAACGGGGAGATCCTCCAGGGGCTGCTGGACGAGCTCGTCGGGGTCAAATCGGCCATACGGCACGACGTTCCCGACTCCTCTCCTGAGGAAATCAGGTTTCTCGGGGCTCTCAGAGGGTACGTCTCCCTCATGACGTCCGCGGTGGAGAAGCTCCGTCTCATTTGCGACAGGCTCGGTGAGCGGAGCAGGGGGGCGGCCTACGGAAAAGAGGACTACAGGAGCGACATGACGGAACTGAGGGTCATCCAGAAGAAGCACCTCGAAGCGGGACTGAAACTCAACGGCATGATACAGGATCTGGCGGCCGGCCGGAAGAAAGAAGAAGGGGAAGACTGAGGTCTTCCCCTCACATCGGAGAAGAACAAAGTCCCTTTCCGCAAACTTCCTGAAAGGGACTTTGTGTTCATTTTTTGATCTTGACATTTATGTTCTTGTGAGGGTATCCTCACCACCGTCCATGCCCACCCGACCGTGGGGGAGGCCCTGCTCGAAGGGGCCATGGCGGTCCGCGGGCAGGCCCTGTCCCTGCCGAAAAAGGTGTAAAACACGGGGGCGGCCTCCAGGGGCCGCCCCCGTGTCCTTACCCGAGCAGAAAGGGCAGGAACTCTTCAGGGTCCGCTCCCCGGAAGAACCGGTCGAGCTGAACGGAGGAAAGCCTTTCCTCGAGGCCCTCCTTCCGGAACGGACAGCCTGCCAGAACAGCTTCCAGCTCGTCCCGGTTTTCCACCCCGAAAAAGTCGCCGAAGAACC from the Aminivibrio sp. genome contains:
- the pyrE gene encoding orotate phosphoribosyltransferase, whose protein sequence is MEEQVMLERLKEMMKESGAHLEGHFLLTSGNHSSDYMQCALLLRFPRYAAFAGEALAKKVAKYSPDIIASPALGGLIIGHETARAMDVPFIFCERQDGAMALRRFPFPEGKRVVVIEDVVTTGISSGEVGAVLAAGGAEWVGTGAIIDRSGGKSSLPSAPESLWKVNFPLWKAEECPLCAKGIPLVKPGSRPKKS
- a CDS encoding dihydroorotate dehydrogenase, giving the protein MSSLRADLSIAVGGLNLETPVVIASGVWPYDPALWSPERLEGVGALCTKAVSLHPREGNRGVRVWETSCGMLNSIGLQNSGVRGFLKNALPVVRNSGRPFLVNLVMESARDVQENLAVLRDAPGGTEAVELNISCPNVDGDGMAWGISPESAARAVAIARSAWKGSLWVKLTPQAPDLPAVAKAAESEGADALVCGNTWLGMAMDLKRKRPVFQRVAAGLSGPAVFPLALRTVWQVCGAVSIPVVGCGGVARWEDAAAMILAGASAVEVGSALFADFDLPRKIADGLADYLTEAGVSNLAGLVALGRK
- the pyrF gene encoding orotidine-5'-phosphate decarboxylase, translated to MGSGLNHLILALDVERVEEGRELLSALRGELKYVKIGHQLYARGGIPFLKEIMAMEYSVFLDIKVHDIPNTVFMAVDALASEGMWALSLHCGGGRKMLEEARRAKEKAGSGTNLLGVTVLTSFDDDSWKEVAPGCSLSLALERMASLCGETGMDGIVCSPLDLPVVTAAGKGLFTVVPGVRPASVDDDQARTATPQKTISGGADYIVVGRPIVNAPDRIAAVKNIAAAVEEGLAWRNR